The following proteins come from a genomic window of Haliaeetus albicilla chromosome 23, bHalAlb1.1, whole genome shotgun sequence:
- the DKC1 gene encoding H/ACA ribonucleoprotein complex subunit DKC1 isoform X2, which translates to MADGDGSSVKKRRKKEKRALPDEDVADIQHTEEFFIKPESRVAQLDTSQWPLLLKNFDKLNVMTAHYTPLSSGANPLKREISDYVRSGFINLDKPSNPSSHEVVAWIRRILRVEKTGHSGTLDPKVTGCLIVCIERATRLVKSQQSAGKEYVGIVRLHNAIENEAQLARAIETLTGALFQRPPLIAAVKRQLRVRTIYESKLVEYDPERRLGIFWVSCEAGTYIRTLCVHLGLLLGVGGQMQELRRVRSGILGEKDNMVTMHDVLDAQWQYDNNKDDSYLRRVILPLEKLLTSHKRLVMKDSAVNAICYGAKIMLPGVLRYEDGIEVNQEIVVITTKGEAICLAIALMTTAVISTCDHGIVAKIKRVIMERDTYPRKWGLGPKASQKKMMIQKGLLDKHGKPNESTPDSWKKEYVDYRDASKKEAAAVPRGVSELERAPKRKRESESENEEAVTPPSSATPPPEELSKKEKKKKKKEKKAKEAAESGGEQIEVTSETSTKKKKKKKQKEVEESLE; encoded by the exons ATGGCGGATGGGGACG GTTCCAGCGTGAAGAAGCGGCGGAAGAAGGAGAAGCGGGCGCTTCCCGATGAGGATGTAGCG GACATTCAGCACACGGAGGAGTTTTTCATCAAGCCGGAGTCCCGGGTTGCCCAGCTGGACACGTCTCAGTGGCCCTTGCTGCTGAAG AACTTTGACAAGTTAAATGTGATGACAGCACACTACACACCTCTTTCTTCTGGTGCTAATCCCctgaagagagagatttctgACTATGTTAG GTCTGGCTTTATTAACCTCGACAAACCTTCCAATCCATCTTCCCATGAGGTGGTTGCATGGATCCGACGCATCCTTCGGGTAGAGAAGACTGGACACAGTGGCACTCTGGATCCTAAGGTGACTGGATGCCTCATTGTGTGCATTGAGAGGGCAACACGACTGGTCAAATCTCAGCAGAGTGCAG GCAAAGAGTATGTGGGAATTGTTCGGCTGCACAATGCAATTGAAAATGAGGCTCAGCTTGCCAGG GCAATAGAAACTCTGACAGGTGCACTGTTTCAGCGACCACCCCTCATTGCTGCTGTCAAACGACAACTGAGAGTCAGAACCATTTATGAGAGCAAGCTGGTGGAGTATGATCCTGAGAGAAGATTAG GTATCTTCTGGGTGAGCTGTGAAGCAGGCACATATATTCGAACACTCTGTGTTCACCTTGGTTTGCTGCTTGGTGTGGGGGGCCAGATGCAAGAGCTCCGCAGAGTGCGCTCAGGCATCCTGGGAGAGAAG GACAACATGGTGACTATGCACGATGTACTGGATGCACAGTGGCAATACGACAACAACAAGGATGACAGCTATCTGCGAAGAGTTATCCTGCCATTGGAGAAACTGCTGACTTCCCACAAGCGGCTAGTCATGAAAGACAGTGCG GTTAATGCCATTTGCTATGGAGCCAAGATCATGCTGCCTGGTGTCCTGAGGTACGAAGATGGTATTGAGGTTAATCAGGAGATTGTTGTCATCACCACAAAAGGAGAAGCTATCTGCCTAG ctATTGCCTTGATGACCACAGCAGTCATTTCTACCTGCGACCATGGTATTGTTGCAAAGATCAAGAGAGTGATCATGGAGAGAGATACGTATCCCCGCAAATGGGGTCTCGGTCCTAAG GCCAGTCAAAAGAAGATGATGATCCAGAAGGGTCTATTGGACAAGCACGGAAAGCCCAACGAGAGCACACCAGATTCCTGGAAGAAGGAGTACGTGGATTACAG GGATGCTTCCAAGAAAGAGGCAGCTGCTGTTCCCCGAGGTGTTTCAGAGCTGGAGAGGGCTCCAAAA AGGAAGCGAGAGTCGGAGAGTGAAAAtgaggaggctgtgaccccaccATCCTCTGCCACCCCACCACCAGAGGAGCtgagcaaaaaggaaaagaaaaagaagaagaaagagaagaaggccaaagaggcagctgAGAGTGGGGGAGAGCAAATAGAAGTG ACCAGTGAGACCAgcaccaagaagaaaaagaagaagaaacaaaaggaggTAGAAGAGAGCTTGGAGTAA
- the DKC1 gene encoding H/ACA ribonucleoprotein complex subunit DKC1 isoform X1, with the protein MTAHYTPLSSGANPLKREISDYVRSGFINLDKPSNPSSHEVVAWIRRILRVEKTGHSGTLDPKVTGCLIVCIERATRLVKSQQSAGKEYVGIVRLHNAIENEAQLARAIETLTGALFQRPPLIAAVKRQLRVRTIYESKLVEYDPERRLGIFWVSCEAGTYIRTLCVHLGLLLGVGGQMQELRRVRSGILGEKDNMVTMHDVLDAQWQYDNNKDDSYLRRVILPLEKLLTSHKRLVMKDSAVNAICYGAKIMLPGVLRYEDGIEVNQEIVVITTKGEAICLAIALMTTAVISTCDHGIVAKIKRVIMERDTYPRKWGLGPKASQKKMMIQKGLLDKHGKPNESTPDSWKKEYVDYRDASKKEAAAVPRGVSELERAPKRKRESESENEEAVTPPSSATPPPEELSKKEKKKKKKEKKAKEAAESGGEQIEVTSETSTKKKKKKKQKEVEESLE; encoded by the exons ATGACAGCACACTACACACCTCTTTCTTCTGGTGCTAATCCCctgaagagagagatttctgACTATGTTAG GTCTGGCTTTATTAACCTCGACAAACCTTCCAATCCATCTTCCCATGAGGTGGTTGCATGGATCCGACGCATCCTTCGGGTAGAGAAGACTGGACACAGTGGCACTCTGGATCCTAAGGTGACTGGATGCCTCATTGTGTGCATTGAGAGGGCAACACGACTGGTCAAATCTCAGCAGAGTGCAG GCAAAGAGTATGTGGGAATTGTTCGGCTGCACAATGCAATTGAAAATGAGGCTCAGCTTGCCAGG GCAATAGAAACTCTGACAGGTGCACTGTTTCAGCGACCACCCCTCATTGCTGCTGTCAAACGACAACTGAGAGTCAGAACCATTTATGAGAGCAAGCTGGTGGAGTATGATCCTGAGAGAAGATTAG GTATCTTCTGGGTGAGCTGTGAAGCAGGCACATATATTCGAACACTCTGTGTTCACCTTGGTTTGCTGCTTGGTGTGGGGGGCCAGATGCAAGAGCTCCGCAGAGTGCGCTCAGGCATCCTGGGAGAGAAG GACAACATGGTGACTATGCACGATGTACTGGATGCACAGTGGCAATACGACAACAACAAGGATGACAGCTATCTGCGAAGAGTTATCCTGCCATTGGAGAAACTGCTGACTTCCCACAAGCGGCTAGTCATGAAAGACAGTGCG GTTAATGCCATTTGCTATGGAGCCAAGATCATGCTGCCTGGTGTCCTGAGGTACGAAGATGGTATTGAGGTTAATCAGGAGATTGTTGTCATCACCACAAAAGGAGAAGCTATCTGCCTAG ctATTGCCTTGATGACCACAGCAGTCATTTCTACCTGCGACCATGGTATTGTTGCAAAGATCAAGAGAGTGATCATGGAGAGAGATACGTATCCCCGCAAATGGGGTCTCGGTCCTAAG GCCAGTCAAAAGAAGATGATGATCCAGAAGGGTCTATTGGACAAGCACGGAAAGCCCAACGAGAGCACACCAGATTCCTGGAAGAAGGAGTACGTGGATTACAG GGATGCTTCCAAGAAAGAGGCAGCTGCTGTTCCCCGAGGTGTTTCAGAGCTGGAGAGGGCTCCAAAA AGGAAGCGAGAGTCGGAGAGTGAAAAtgaggaggctgtgaccccaccATCCTCTGCCACCCCACCACCAGAGGAGCtgagcaaaaaggaaaagaaaaagaagaagaaagagaagaaggccaaagaggcagctgAGAGTGGGGGAGAGCAAATAGAAGTG ACCAGTGAGACCAgcaccaagaagaaaaagaagaagaaacaaaaggaggTAGAAGAGAGCTTGGAGTAA
- the MPP1 gene encoding 55 kDa erythrocyte membrane protein isoform X2, which yields MTLKSGRSASAGSMRTALSDLYLEHLLQNRAKPEAITQSLNTMTEDIYTNGSATLGSPSHSNGREVRKIRLIQFEKATEEPMGITLKLNDKQSCMVARIFHGGMIHRQGSLHVGDEIIEINGQSVSNHSVDQLQKMLMFMRAQFDYDPKKDNLIPCKEAGLKFQTGDVIQIINKDDSNWWQGRVEGSCTESAGLIPSPELQEWRVASITQSSQSESPSCSPFGKKKKCKDKYLAKHSSIFDQLDVVSYEEVVRLPAFKRKTLVLIGASGVGRSHIKNALLSNNPEKFMYPPPYTTRPQKKNEVDGKDYYFVSTEEMTRDISANEFLEFGSYQGNMFGTKFETVHKIHQQDKVAILDIEPQTLKIIRTAELSPFIVFIAPTEKAEQSEALQQLRKDSESIRSRYAHYFDLSLVNNGVEESLQLLQEAFEQACSSPQWVPVSWVY from the exons GCCATCACTCAGTCCCTGAACACCATGACTGAGGACATTTATACCAATGGCTCAGCGACTCTGGGCAGCCCCTCCCACAGCAACGGCCGCGAGGTGCGGAAGATACGCCTCATCCAGTTCGAGAAGGCCACGGAGGAGCCCATG GGAATCACGCTGAAGCTCAACGACAAGCAGAGCTGCATGGTGGCCAGGATCTTCCACGGGGGCATGATTCACAGACAAG GCTCCCTTCATGTGGGTGATGAAATCATAGAAATCAATGGGCAGAGTGTGAGCAACCACTCAGTTGACCAGCTGCAGAAGATGCTG ATGTTCATGAGGGCACAGTTTGACTACGACCCCAAAAAAGACAACCTAATCCCCTGCAAGGAAGCAGGGCTGAAGTTTCAGACCGGCGATGTGATTCAAATCATAAACAAGGATGACAGCAACTGGTGGCAGGGCCGGGTGGAGGGGTCCTGCACCGAGTCGGCAGGACTCATCCCTTCTCCGGAGCTGCAGGAGTG GCGTGTGGCGAGCATCACCCAATCCAGTCAGAGTGAATCCCCAAGCTGTAGCCCAtttgggaagaagaagaagtgCAAAGATAAATACCTGGCCAAGCACAGCTCAA TTTTTGACCAGCTGGATGTGGTTTCATATGAGGAGGTGGTGAGGCTGCCTGCCTTCAAGAGGAAGACTCTGGTGCTTATCG gggCCAGTGGTGTGGGCCGTAGCCACATCAAGAACGCTCTGCTCAGCAACAACCCAGAGAAGTTCATGTACCCACCCCCAT acACCACACGCCCCCAGAAGAAGAATGAGGTGGATGGGAAGGACTACTACTTTGTGTCTACTGAGGAGATGACCCGGGACATCTCGGCCAACGAGTTCCTGGAGTTTGGAAGCTACCAGGGAAACATGTTTGGCACCAAGTTTGAAACAGTGCACAAGATCCACCAGCAGGACAAAGTCGCTATTTTGGACATTGAACCCCAG ACCCTGAAGATCATCCGCACGGCTGAGCTCTCCCCATTCATAGTCTTCATTGCCCCAACAGAGAAGGCAGAGCAG TCAGAGGCTTTGCAGCAGCTCCGGAAGGATTCAGAGAGCATCCGGAGCCGGTATGCACACTACTTTGACCTCTCACTGGTCAACAACGGGGTGGAAGAaagcctccagctgctgcaggaagcCTTTGAGCAGGCCTGCAGCTCTCCACAGTGGGTGCCTGTCTCCTGGGTCTACTGA
- the MPP1 gene encoding 55 kDa erythrocyte membrane protein isoform X3 — MTLKSGRSASAGSMRTALSDLYLEHLLQNRAKPEAITQSLNTMTEDIYTNGSATLGSPSHSNGREVRKIRLIQFEKATEEPMGITLKLNDKQSCMVARIFHGGMIHRQGSLHVGDEIIEINGQSVSNHSVDQLQKMLKETKGMVSIKVIPNQQSRLPALQMFMRAQFDYDPKKDNLIPCKEAGLKFQTGDVIQIINKDDSNWWQGRVEGSCTESAGLIPSPELQEWRVASITQSSQSESPSCSPFGKKKKCKDKYLAKHSSIFDQLDVVSYEEVVRLPAFKRKTLVLIDTTRPQKKNEVDGKDYYFVSTEEMTRDISANEFLEFGSYQGNMFGTKFETVHKIHQQDKVAILDIEPQTLKIIRTAELSPFIVFIAPTEKAEQSEALQQLRKDSESIRSRYAHYFDLSLVNNGVEESLQLLQEAFEQACSSPQWVPVSWVY; from the exons GCCATCACTCAGTCCCTGAACACCATGACTGAGGACATTTATACCAATGGCTCAGCGACTCTGGGCAGCCCCTCCCACAGCAACGGCCGCGAGGTGCGGAAGATACGCCTCATCCAGTTCGAGAAGGCCACGGAGGAGCCCATG GGAATCACGCTGAAGCTCAACGACAAGCAGAGCTGCATGGTGGCCAGGATCTTCCACGGGGGCATGATTCACAGACAAG GCTCCCTTCATGTGGGTGATGAAATCATAGAAATCAATGGGCAGAGTGTGAGCAACCACTCAGTTGACCAGCTGCAGAAGATGCTG AAAGAAACCAAGGGGATGGTCTCAATAAAAGTCATTCCCAACCAACAAAGCCGCCTCCCTGCTCTCCAG ATGTTCATGAGGGCACAGTTTGACTACGACCCCAAAAAAGACAACCTAATCCCCTGCAAGGAAGCAGGGCTGAAGTTTCAGACCGGCGATGTGATTCAAATCATAAACAAGGATGACAGCAACTGGTGGCAGGGCCGGGTGGAGGGGTCCTGCACCGAGTCGGCAGGACTCATCCCTTCTCCGGAGCTGCAGGAGTG GCGTGTGGCGAGCATCACCCAATCCAGTCAGAGTGAATCCCCAAGCTGTAGCCCAtttgggaagaagaagaagtgCAAAGATAAATACCTGGCCAAGCACAGCTCAA TTTTTGACCAGCTGGATGTGGTTTCATATGAGGAGGTGGTGAGGCTGCCTGCCTTCAAGAGGAAGACTCTGGTGCTTATCG acACCACACGCCCCCAGAAGAAGAATGAGGTGGATGGGAAGGACTACTACTTTGTGTCTACTGAGGAGATGACCCGGGACATCTCGGCCAACGAGTTCCTGGAGTTTGGAAGCTACCAGGGAAACATGTTTGGCACCAAGTTTGAAACAGTGCACAAGATCCACCAGCAGGACAAAGTCGCTATTTTGGACATTGAACCCCAG ACCCTGAAGATCATCCGCACGGCTGAGCTCTCCCCATTCATAGTCTTCATTGCCCCAACAGAGAAGGCAGAGCAG TCAGAGGCTTTGCAGCAGCTCCGGAAGGATTCAGAGAGCATCCGGAGCCGGTATGCACACTACTTTGACCTCTCACTGGTCAACAACGGGGTGGAAGAaagcctccagctgctgcaggaagcCTTTGAGCAGGCCTGCAGCTCTCCACAGTGGGTGCCTGTCTCCTGGGTCTACTGA
- the MPP1 gene encoding 55 kDa erythrocyte membrane protein isoform X1 — translation MTLKSGRSASAGSMRTALSDLYLEHLLQNRAKPEAITQSLNTMTEDIYTNGSATLGSPSHSNGREVRKIRLIQFEKATEEPMGITLKLNDKQSCMVARIFHGGMIHRQGSLHVGDEIIEINGQSVSNHSVDQLQKMLKETKGMVSIKVIPNQQSRLPALQMFMRAQFDYDPKKDNLIPCKEAGLKFQTGDVIQIINKDDSNWWQGRVEGSCTESAGLIPSPELQEWRVASITQSSQSESPSCSPFGKKKKCKDKYLAKHSSIFDQLDVVSYEEVVRLPAFKRKTLVLIGASGVGRSHIKNALLSNNPEKFMYPPPYTTRPQKKNEVDGKDYYFVSTEEMTRDISANEFLEFGSYQGNMFGTKFETVHKIHQQDKVAILDIEPQTLKIIRTAELSPFIVFIAPTEKAEQSEALQQLRKDSESIRSRYAHYFDLSLVNNGVEESLQLLQEAFEQACSSPQWVPVSWVY, via the exons GCCATCACTCAGTCCCTGAACACCATGACTGAGGACATTTATACCAATGGCTCAGCGACTCTGGGCAGCCCCTCCCACAGCAACGGCCGCGAGGTGCGGAAGATACGCCTCATCCAGTTCGAGAAGGCCACGGAGGAGCCCATG GGAATCACGCTGAAGCTCAACGACAAGCAGAGCTGCATGGTGGCCAGGATCTTCCACGGGGGCATGATTCACAGACAAG GCTCCCTTCATGTGGGTGATGAAATCATAGAAATCAATGGGCAGAGTGTGAGCAACCACTCAGTTGACCAGCTGCAGAAGATGCTG AAAGAAACCAAGGGGATGGTCTCAATAAAAGTCATTCCCAACCAACAAAGCCGCCTCCCTGCTCTCCAG ATGTTCATGAGGGCACAGTTTGACTACGACCCCAAAAAAGACAACCTAATCCCCTGCAAGGAAGCAGGGCTGAAGTTTCAGACCGGCGATGTGATTCAAATCATAAACAAGGATGACAGCAACTGGTGGCAGGGCCGGGTGGAGGGGTCCTGCACCGAGTCGGCAGGACTCATCCCTTCTCCGGAGCTGCAGGAGTG GCGTGTGGCGAGCATCACCCAATCCAGTCAGAGTGAATCCCCAAGCTGTAGCCCAtttgggaagaagaagaagtgCAAAGATAAATACCTGGCCAAGCACAGCTCAA TTTTTGACCAGCTGGATGTGGTTTCATATGAGGAGGTGGTGAGGCTGCCTGCCTTCAAGAGGAAGACTCTGGTGCTTATCG gggCCAGTGGTGTGGGCCGTAGCCACATCAAGAACGCTCTGCTCAGCAACAACCCAGAGAAGTTCATGTACCCACCCCCAT acACCACACGCCCCCAGAAGAAGAATGAGGTGGATGGGAAGGACTACTACTTTGTGTCTACTGAGGAGATGACCCGGGACATCTCGGCCAACGAGTTCCTGGAGTTTGGAAGCTACCAGGGAAACATGTTTGGCACCAAGTTTGAAACAGTGCACAAGATCCACCAGCAGGACAAAGTCGCTATTTTGGACATTGAACCCCAG ACCCTGAAGATCATCCGCACGGCTGAGCTCTCCCCATTCATAGTCTTCATTGCCCCAACAGAGAAGGCAGAGCAG TCAGAGGCTTTGCAGCAGCTCCGGAAGGATTCAGAGAGCATCCGGAGCCGGTATGCACACTACTTTGACCTCTCACTGGTCAACAACGGGGTGGAAGAaagcctccagctgctgcaggaagcCTTTGAGCAGGCCTGCAGCTCTCCACAGTGGGTGCCTGTCTCCTGGGTCTACTGA